A genomic region of Elaeis guineensis isolate ETL-2024a chromosome 9, EG11, whole genome shotgun sequence contains the following coding sequences:
- the LOC105051438 gene encoding inositol transporter 1 isoform X2: MIGAAGGGWVNDAYGRKRATLLADVVFAIGSLVMCAAPDPYVLILGRLLVGLGVGIASVTAPVYIAEASPSEIRGGLVGMNVLMITGGQFLSYLVNLAFTEVSGTWRWMLGVAVVPAILQFILMLLLPESPRWLYLKNEKAKAVAVLAKIYDSDRLEEEIDQLAAASDDEVQSKKSVSYFDVFKSKEMRLAFFAGAGLQAFQQFTGINTVMYYSPTIVQMAGFSSNQLALLLSLIVAAMNAAGTIVGIFLIDRCGRRRLALTSLSGVIISLLILSGAFFLQSTRFCDAHTLHGNCGSSLGWFAVSGLALYIAFFSPGMGPVPWAVNSEIYPEAYRGVCGGMSATVNWVSNLIVAQTFLSVISVLGTSGTFLIIAGVAMVAFVFVVLFVPETKGLTFEQVEKLWREKAWGSDGSQQSLLAAEA; encoded by the exons ATGATTGGAGCTGCAGGTGGAGGGTGGGTAAATGATGCATATGGACGCAAGAGAGCTACTCTTCTTGCTGATGTGGTCTTCGCCATTGGATCACTTGTTATGTGTGCTGCTCCGGACCCGTATGTCCTCATACTTGGAAGGCTCCTCGTTGGTCTGGGTGTTGGCATAGCATCTGTCACCGCGCCAGTGTATATTGCTGAAGCATCTCCTTCAGAGATTAGAGGAGGTCTTGTGGGCATGAATGTACTCATGATCACTGGTGGACAGTTCCTCTCATACCTTGTAAATCTCGCTTTTACAGAG GTTTCTGGGACTTGGCGCTGGATGCTTGGAGTTGCTGTGGTACCAGCCATTTTGCAGTTCATTCTAATGCTGTTACTTCCTGAATCACCACGCTGGCTTTATCTGAAG AATGAGAAAGCTAAAGCTGTTGCTGTGCTTGCAAAAATCTATGACTCCGACCGTTTAGAGGAGGAGATTGATCAGCTTGCTGCTGCTTCTGATGATGAAGTTCAGTCTAAGAAATCTGTCAGTTACTTTGATGTTTTCAAATCCAAGGAAATGAGACTCGCATTTTTTGCAGGAGCTGGCCTTCAG GCTTTCCAACAGTTCACTGGGATTAACACAGTTATGTACTACAGTCCCACTATTGTCCAGATGGCTGGTTTCTCTTCCAACCAACTTGCACTGCTCCTCTCACTCATTGTCGCAGCAATGAATGCTGCTGGGACCATTGTTGGGATCTTTCTCATCGACCGTTGTGGCAGACGCCGTTTGGCTCTCACCAGCttatcaggtgttatcatttccctTCTCATACTCTCTGGGGCATTCTTTCTGCAGTCTACCAGATTCTGTGACGCACACACACTTCATGGCAACTGTGGATCTAGCCTCGGATGGTTTGCGGTTTCAGGCCTGGCTCTGTACATTGCCTTCTTCTCCCCGGGCATGGGCCCCGTACCATGGGCGGTGAACTCAGAGATCTATCCAGAAGCCTATCGCGGCGTGTGCGGGGGCATGTCGGCCACCGTGAATTGGGTGTCCAACCTGATTGTGGCGCAGACATTCCTCTCAGTCATCTCTGTTTTGGGAACTTCAGGAACCTTTTTGATCATTGCTGGTGTGGCCATGGTGGCATTTGTCTTTGTGGTACTCTTTGTGCCGGAGACCAAGGGCCTGACCTTTGAGCAGGTGGAGAAGTTGTGGAGAGAGAAGGCATGGGGTAGTGATGGTAGTCAGCAGAGCCTCCTGGCAGCCGAGGCTTGA
- the LOC105051438 gene encoding inositol transporter 1 isoform X1: protein MTILSMPGSSGMLDPLPTRRMSYFSNQYVLGLTVTAGIGGLLFGYDTGVISGALLYIRDDFKVVNENKFLQETIVSMALAGAMIGAAGGGWVNDAYGRKRATLLADVVFAIGSLVMCAAPDPYVLILGRLLVGLGVGIASVTAPVYIAEASPSEIRGGLVGMNVLMITGGQFLSYLVNLAFTEVSGTWRWMLGVAVVPAILQFILMLLLPESPRWLYLKNEKAKAVAVLAKIYDSDRLEEEIDQLAAASDDEVQSKKSVSYFDVFKSKEMRLAFFAGAGLQAFQQFTGINTVMYYSPTIVQMAGFSSNQLALLLSLIVAAMNAAGTIVGIFLIDRCGRRRLALTSLSGVIISLLILSGAFFLQSTRFCDAHTLHGNCGSSLGWFAVSGLALYIAFFSPGMGPVPWAVNSEIYPEAYRGVCGGMSATVNWVSNLIVAQTFLSVISVLGTSGTFLIIAGVAMVAFVFVVLFVPETKGLTFEQVEKLWREKAWGSDGSQQSLLAAEA, encoded by the exons ATGACGATCCTGTCGATGCCGGGGAGCTCGGGGATGCTGGATCCCTTGCCGACAAGGAGAATGTCGTACTTTAGCAATCAGTATGTGCTTGGGCTCACGGTGACTGCTGGGATTGGAGGATTGCTGTTTGGTTATGACACAG GTGTCATATCTGGGGCACTTCTCTACATCCGTGATGATTTTAAGGTGGTCAATGAAAACAAATTTTTACAG GAAACAATTGTAAGCATGGCACTTGCAGGAGCTATGATTGGAGCTGCAGGTGGAGGGTGGGTAAATGATGCATATGGACGCAAGAGAGCTACTCTTCTTGCTGATGTGGTCTTCGCCATTGGATCACTTGTTATGTGTGCTGCTCCGGACCCGTATGTCCTCATACTTGGAAGGCTCCTCGTTGGTCTGGGTGTTGGCATAGCATCTGTCACCGCGCCAGTGTATATTGCTGAAGCATCTCCTTCAGAGATTAGAGGAGGTCTTGTGGGCATGAATGTACTCATGATCACTGGTGGACAGTTCCTCTCATACCTTGTAAATCTCGCTTTTACAGAG GTTTCTGGGACTTGGCGCTGGATGCTTGGAGTTGCTGTGGTACCAGCCATTTTGCAGTTCATTCTAATGCTGTTACTTCCTGAATCACCACGCTGGCTTTATCTGAAG AATGAGAAAGCTAAAGCTGTTGCTGTGCTTGCAAAAATCTATGACTCCGACCGTTTAGAGGAGGAGATTGATCAGCTTGCTGCTGCTTCTGATGATGAAGTTCAGTCTAAGAAATCTGTCAGTTACTTTGATGTTTTCAAATCCAAGGAAATGAGACTCGCATTTTTTGCAGGAGCTGGCCTTCAG GCTTTCCAACAGTTCACTGGGATTAACACAGTTATGTACTACAGTCCCACTATTGTCCAGATGGCTGGTTTCTCTTCCAACCAACTTGCACTGCTCCTCTCACTCATTGTCGCAGCAATGAATGCTGCTGGGACCATTGTTGGGATCTTTCTCATCGACCGTTGTGGCAGACGCCGTTTGGCTCTCACCAGCttatcaggtgttatcatttccctTCTCATACTCTCTGGGGCATTCTTTCTGCAGTCTACCAGATTCTGTGACGCACACACACTTCATGGCAACTGTGGATCTAGCCTCGGATGGTTTGCGGTTTCAGGCCTGGCTCTGTACATTGCCTTCTTCTCCCCGGGCATGGGCCCCGTACCATGGGCGGTGAACTCAGAGATCTATCCAGAAGCCTATCGCGGCGTGTGCGGGGGCATGTCGGCCACCGTGAATTGGGTGTCCAACCTGATTGTGGCGCAGACATTCCTCTCAGTCATCTCTGTTTTGGGAACTTCAGGAACCTTTTTGATCATTGCTGGTGTGGCCATGGTGGCATTTGTCTTTGTGGTACTCTTTGTGCCGGAGACCAAGGGCCTGACCTTTGAGCAGGTGGAGAAGTTGTGGAGAGAGAAGGCATGGGGTAGTGATGGTAGTCAGCAGAGCCTCCTGGCAGCCGAGGCTTGA